One Alkaliphilus sp. B6464 genomic window carries:
- a CDS encoding indolepyruvate oxidoreductase subunit beta, with protein MVKSILLVGVGGQGTILASKLLTTGLMEAGYDVKMSEIHGMSQRGGSVSSQVRYGEKVESPVIELGGADILVSFEKMEAMRWLEYLKIDGKVILNNYEIGSISILSGKVDYPEGIVEEISSKVDTIVVDAATHAKDMGNSKVMNIILLGATVKSMKLEGIDWEKIIRENVKKQFIDINIEAFKHGMSLVG; from the coding sequence ATGGTAAAAAGCATTCTTTTAGTAGGAGTAGGGGGACAAGGAACAATTCTTGCAAGTAAGTTATTAACAACTGGTCTTATGGAGGCTGGATATGATGTAAAAATGAGCGAGATCCATGGAATGTCCCAACGTGGAGGCTCTGTATCTTCTCAAGTTAGATATGGGGAAAAAGTAGAATCTCCTGTAATTGAGTTAGGTGGGGCTGATATATTGGTATCTTTTGAGAAAATGGAAGCAATGAGATGGCTTGAATATTTAAAAATCGATGGGAAAGTTATCCTTAATAATTATGAGATCGGTTCAATATCTATTCTTTCTGGAAAAGTTGATTATCCAGAAGGTATAGTTGAAGAAATTTCAAGTAAAGTAGATACTATAGTTGTAGATGCAGCTACACATGCTAAAGATATGGGAAATTCTAAGGTTATGAATATTATTTTATTAGGTGCTACTGTGAAGTCAATGAAGCTAGAGGGTATAGATTGGGAAAAAATAATAAGAGAAAATGTAAAAAAACAATTTATTGATATTAATATAGAAGCCTTTAAGCATGGTATGAGCTTAGTAGGATAA
- a CDS encoding bifunctional enoyl-CoA hydratase/phosphate acetyltransferase produces the protein MIFKSFKDLIEKVQNSKVKKRVVVVVAQDEHTLEAVFRAKKDNIVDPILIGDKIKIKEVLDNLKESLDESSIIDVKEDSEAAIKAVEFINENKADFIMKGKIQTADLLKAVVDKEKGLRTGNVMSHIAIHEIPTYHKLLAVTDGGMMMYPDVDTKKQIIENAVSTFIDMGYEEPKVAVLAAVENENPKMPETVDASKLKKMNIEGEIKNCIVEGPISYDLTMSKESAEIKGFNSPVTGDADILIVPNITAGNILGKSLVYSAGAKMAGFIVGAKVPIVLTSRGASSEEKYLSLVLSASAVKSL, from the coding sequence ATGATATTTAAAAGTTTTAAAGATTTAATAGAAAAGGTTCAAAATTCAAAAGTAAAAAAGAGAGTTGTAGTAGTTGTAGCCCAAGATGAACATACGTTAGAAGCGGTATTTCGTGCTAAAAAAGATAATATTGTAGATCCAATCCTTATAGGTGACAAAATAAAAATAAAAGAAGTACTTGATAACCTTAAAGAGAGCTTAGATGAATCTTCTATTATTGATGTTAAAGAGGATTCAGAGGCAGCGATAAAGGCAGTAGAGTTTATTAATGAAAATAAAGCCGACTTTATTATGAAGGGAAAAATTCAAACTGCTGATTTATTAAAGGCTGTAGTTGATAAGGAAAAAGGTCTTAGAACTGGTAATGTAATGTCTCATATTGCCATTCATGAAATACCGACTTACCATAAACTTTTGGCAGTTACAGATGGTGGAATGATGATGTATCCAGATGTAGATACAAAAAAGCAAATCATAGAAAATGCTGTTAGCACATTTATAGATATGGGCTATGAAGAACCTAAAGTTGCAGTTTTAGCTGCTGTGGAAAATGAAAATCCCAAAATGCCGGAAACTGTGGATGCTAGTAAGCTAAAGAAAATGAACATTGAGGGAGAAATCAAAAACTGTATTGTAGAAGGACCTATATCCTATGACTTAACAATGAGCAAAGAATCTGCAGAGATAAAAGGCTTTAATAGCCCTGTTACTGGAGATGCTGATATTTTAATTGTTCCAAACATAACTGCAGGAAATATTTTAGGAAAATCTCTTGTATATTCAGCTGGAGCTAAAATGGCAGGTTTTATTGTAGGAGCAAAGGTTCCTATAGTTTTAACATCAAGGGGAGCTAGTTCTGAAGAAAAATATTTATCCCTTGTGTTATCTGCATCGGCAGTTAAGTCGTTATAA
- a CDS encoding QueT transporter family protein: MNKTKFLTQASMIAAIYVVLVEVFKPFSYGIMQVRIAEVLTIMPYFTPAAVPGLTVGVIISNIIGPYGVLDIVVGSLATLIAAYFTYKMRKKILAPLPPIVVNAIIIGLMLYYIFLGSPDETPLLAIMGWVALGQTIVCYGLGYPLMLILDKYKKNIF, from the coding sequence ATGAATAAAACAAAATTTTTGACACAGGCCTCTATGATTGCAGCAATTTATGTTGTCTTAGTTGAGGTTTTTAAACCCTTCAGCTATGGAATTATGCAGGTGCGAATTGCTGAAGTATTAACGATTATGCCTTATTTTACGCCAGCGGCAGTACCTGGATTAACGGTTGGGGTTATAATTTCTAATATTATTGGACCCTATGGAGTTTTGGATATTGTTGTAGGTAGTTTAGCAACATTAATTGCTGCATATTTTACTTACAAAATGCGTAAAAAGATATTAGCACCTTTACCACCTATTGTAGTTAATGCTATTATTATAGGACTTATGCTGTATTATATCTTTTTAGGTTCTCCAGATGAAACTCCATTACTGGCTATTATGGGATGGGTAGCTTTAGGACAAACTATTGTCTGTTATGGTTTAGGTTATCCTCTTATGTTAATTTTAGATAAGTACAAAAAGAATATTTTTTAG
- the buk gene encoding butyrate kinase: MSHKILAINPGSTSTKIALYSGESMVFTKTIDHSPEELNKFNNIADQFDYRKNMILEVLKKGGCELTELSAVVGRGGILPPVESGAYRINKDMVDRLKNNPVVEHASNLGALIANAIAETLEIPGFIYDSVSVDQLEPVARVSGMAGIERSSTFHALNSRAMAIKVAERLGKKYEDLNFIVAHLGGGISLSAHKKGKAVDIIADDEGPFSPERAGRVPCKKLIDVCYSGDYDKRTMHRNLRGNGGVNSYFGTNDMRVLERIVKDGNEEAVLIYEAMAYQIAKGIGELSAVLCGDVDAIIITGGIAHSNDFVSLIEKRISFIAPVEVMPGENEMEGLALGALRVLENKEIAKEYIDR, encoded by the coding sequence ATGTCACATAAAATACTTGCAATCAATCCTGGTTCTACGTCAACTAAGATCGCTTTATATTCTGGAGAATCGATGGTTTTTACAAAAACCATCGATCACTCACCAGAGGAATTAAATAAGTTTAATAATATAGCTGATCAGTTTGATTATAGAAAAAATATGATCCTTGAAGTTCTCAAAAAAGGAGGCTGTGAATTAACAGAATTATCTGCTGTAGTTGGGAGAGGAGGTATTCTTCCTCCAGTTGAATCGGGAGCCTATAGAATTAATAAAGATATGGTAGACAGACTTAAAAATAATCCAGTTGTTGAACATGCCTCAAACTTAGGTGCATTAATAGCCAATGCTATTGCAGAGACCCTTGAAATCCCTGGATTTATCTATGATTCTGTTTCAGTGGATCAGCTAGAACCTGTAGCCCGTGTATCTGGTATGGCTGGAATAGAAAGAAGCAGCACCTTCCACGCCCTTAATTCTAGAGCAATGGCAATTAAAGTAGCTGAAAGATTAGGTAAAAAATATGAGGATTTAAATTTTATTGTTGCTCATCTTGGAGGAGGTATTTCTCTAAGTGCCCATAAAAAAGGTAAAGCTGTAGATATTATAGCCGATGATGAAGGACCATTCTCTCCTGAAAGAGCTGGAAGAGTGCCTTGTAAGAAACTGATAGATGTCTGTTACTCTGGGGATTATGATAAAAGAACTATGCATAGAAATCTTAGAGGTAATGGAGGTGTAAACTCCTACTTTGGTACTAATGATATGAGGGTTCTTGAAAGAATAGTTAAAGATGGAAACGAAGAGGCTGTTTTAATATATGAAGCTATGGCATATCAAATTGCAAAGGGAATTGGTGAATTATCTGCTGTACTTTGTGGAGATGTGGATGCTATTATTATTACTGGTGGGATTGCTCATTCAAACGATTTTGTATCCCTTATAGAAAAAAGAATTTCATTTATTGCTCCTGTGGAAGTTATGCCAGGGGAAAACGAAATGGAAGGATTAGCATTAGGTGCACTAAGGGTTCTTGAAAATAAGGAAATAGCTAAAGAATATATCGACAGATAA
- a CDS encoding YczE/YyaS/YitT family protein, whose protein sequence is MKKLRINNLFIFLLGLSCLSLGVVLVIKSNLGVSVATSVPYVISLYFTKITFGQWNYIVHGFVLLLLVIIIRRLTIKYLMSFIVAFLFGIAIDLFNLILVSVTSNTFVERIGLFIFGSIVISIGVAAFIKSNYPILPFDTFVKEICLAKNIEIAKFKTGFDLVCFTVSLTCSIIFFGKIKGLHIGTLVSAVILGSMIGACLKIMNKYIEGKSIFPEEKTKLVLDFDLLNFRKSKGLKKYN, encoded by the coding sequence ATGAAAAAGCTAAGGATTAATAATTTATTTATATTTTTGCTAGGGCTTTCCTGCTTAAGTCTTGGCGTTGTATTAGTTATTAAATCAAATTTAGGAGTGTCCGTGGCAACATCTGTACCCTACGTTATAAGCTTATATTTTACAAAGATAACCTTTGGTCAATGGAATTATATTGTTCATGGATTCGTATTACTTCTCTTAGTTATTATTATTAGAAGGCTCACGATAAAATATTTAATGTCGTTTATAGTAGCTTTTTTATTTGGTATAGCTATAGATTTATTTAATTTAATTTTAGTATCTGTTACATCTAATACATTTGTTGAAAGAATAGGACTATTTATTTTTGGTTCCATAGTTATTTCTATAGGGGTTGCTGCATTTATAAAGAGCAACTATCCAATTTTGCCCTTCGATACCTTTGTAAAGGAAATATGTTTGGCAAAAAATATAGAAATTGCAAAATTTAAAACAGGTTTTGATTTAGTTTGCTTTACAGTTTCTCTAACGTGTAGCATAATCTTCTTTGGAAAAATTAAGGGACTTCATATAGGAACATTGGTATCAGCTGTTATTTTAGGAAGTATGATAGGTGCATGTTTAAAAATTATGAATAAATATATAGAAGGAAAGTCTATTTTTCCAGAAGAAAAAACTAAGTTGGTATTAGATTTCGACCTTTTAAACTTTAGAAAGTCTAAAGGTTTAAAGAAATATAATTAA
- a CDS encoding DUF2680 domain-containing protein translates to MKKFTILSIIAVLVLSMGAVAFADSAKEAPQWYKDMIEWRKEQVNEAVTNGEITEEDAKYWNEEIDRMEEYHNEYGYGQGMMGHYRSENNRGSGRNNFMGGFGPGSCHRW, encoded by the coding sequence ATGAAGAAATTTACAATCTTATCTATTATCGCAGTTCTAGTTTTATCAATGGGAGCTGTAGCTTTTGCAGATAGTGCAAAAGAGGCACCACAATGGTATAAAGACATGATTGAGTGGAGAAAAGAACAAGTAAATGAAGCTGTTACAAACGGAGAAATTACTGAAGAAGATGCTAAGTATTGGAACGAGGAAATTGATCGTATGGAAGAATATCATAATGAATATGGATATGGTCAAGGAATGATGGGACACTATAGAAGTGAAAATAATAGAGGATCAGGAAGAAATAATTTTATGGGAGGTTTTGGCCCAGGATCCTGCCATAGATGGTAA
- the iorA gene encoding indolepyruvate ferredoxin oxidoreductase subunit alpha, protein MKKLLTGNEAIARGAYEAGVRYASAYPGTPSTEILENIATYKEDILAEWATNEKVALEAAIGASIAGARSLAAMKHVGVNVAADPLFTFSYTGVNGGMVLITADEPGQHSSQNEQDNRNYAKFAKIPMLEPTDSQESKDMIQAAFQISEVYDTPVLIRMTTRVCHSKGIVECSERQDAPIKEYVKDINKYMTVPAFARKMRVKVEERMHKLLEFSNKTELNYIEWNDTKVGIIASGAAFTFAKEVFGDSASYLKLGFTNPLPTEKIKEFASKVDKIYVIEENDPYIEDQVRILGFDCFGKNLFPPYGEMTPDVIRKAIFGKTNETIDYNEEKVVSRPPTLCAGCPHRGFFHQLGKRKNVVVAGDIGCYTLGFADPYNAMDFNICMGAGASTGHGAQQIFNMNKDNNKRVVSVMGDSTFFHTGINALIDVAYNRSNTVTVILDNRITGMTGHQENPGTGYTIQGMETPELDIEKLVRACNIENIVSIDPNDLTAVKNAFDWALSLNEPSVIITRWPCVLKKLSAQDKEEFSGAFQSKYEINHDKCIGCRACVRTGCPAISFDNKAKKSTISFDQCVGCSVCSQVCPVKAIGKVEA, encoded by the coding sequence ATGAAAAAATTATTAACAGGAAACGAAGCTATTGCTCGTGGCGCATATGAGGCTGGGGTAAGATATGCTTCTGCATACCCTGGAACACCGAGTACTGAAATACTTGAAAATATTGCAACATATAAAGAGGATATTTTAGCGGAGTGGGCGACAAATGAAAAGGTTGCTTTAGAGGCTGCTATTGGTGCATCTATTGCCGGTGCTAGATCACTAGCAGCTATGAAACATGTAGGGGTTAACGTTGCAGCAGATCCACTGTTTACATTCTCATATACAGGAGTTAATGGGGGTATGGTTTTAATTACAGCTGACGAACCAGGTCAACATTCATCTCAAAATGAGCAAGATAATCGTAACTATGCGAAATTTGCTAAGATTCCAATGCTTGAACCAACTGACAGTCAAGAATCTAAAGATATGATACAGGCTGCATTTCAAATAAGTGAAGTTTATGATACCCCTGTTTTAATAAGAATGACAACAAGAGTATGTCATTCAAAAGGAATAGTAGAATGTAGCGAAAGACAAGATGCCCCTATAAAAGAATATGTGAAAGATATAAATAAGTATATGACTGTACCAGCTTTTGCAAGAAAAATGAGGGTAAAAGTTGAAGAAAGAATGCATAAGCTATTAGAATTCTCTAATAAGACAGAATTAAACTATATTGAATGGAATGATACTAAGGTTGGAATAATCGCTTCAGGTGCTGCATTTACATTTGCAAAGGAAGTGTTTGGAGATTCAGCATCCTATTTAAAATTAGGATTTACGAACCCACTTCCAACTGAGAAGATAAAGGAATTTGCAAGCAAGGTTGATAAAATATATGTCATTGAGGAAAATGACCCATATATTGAAGATCAGGTTAGAATTTTAGGCTTCGATTGCTTTGGAAAAAATCTTTTCCCACCATATGGGGAGATGACTCCAGATGTTATAAGAAAAGCTATATTTGGAAAGACCAATGAAACTATAGATTATAATGAAGAAAAGGTTGTTTCAAGACCACCAACACTATGTGCAGGATGTCCTCATAGAGGATTTTTCCATCAATTAGGAAAGAGAAAGAATGTTGTAGTTGCTGGTGATATTGGATGTTATACACTAGGATTTGCAGATCCATACAATGCTATGGACTTTAACATATGTATGGGTGCCGGTGCAAGTACAGGACATGGAGCGCAACAAATATTCAACATGAATAAGGACAATAACAAGAGGGTTGTATCAGTAATGGGCGACTCAACATTCTTCCATACAGGGATAAATGCTCTTATAGATGTAGCCTACAATAGAAGTAATACTGTTACAGTAATATTAGATAACAGAATTACTGGAATGACAGGACATCAAGAGAATCCAGGAACCGGATATACGATACAAGGGATGGAAACACCAGAATTGGATATTGAAAAGCTTGTAAGGGCATGTAATATTGAAAATATTGTAAGCATAGATCCAAATGATCTTACTGCAGTTAAAAATGCCTTCGATTGGGCTTTAAGCCTCAATGAACCTTCTGTTATTATTACAAGATGGCCTTGTGTATTAAAGAAATTATCTGCTCAAGATAAGGAAGAATTTAGTGGCGCATTCCAAAGTAAATATGAGATTAATCATGATAAATGTATAGGCTGTAGAGCTTGCGTAAGAACAGGCTGTCCTGCTATATCCTTTGACAATAAGGCTAAGAAATCAACTATTAGTTTTGACCAATGTGTAGGTTGTAGCGTGTGTTCTCAGGTTTGTCCTGTAAAAGCTATAGGAAAGGTGGAAGCATAA
- a CDS encoding uracil-DNA glycosylase, whose amino-acid sequence MKLEKLNGLYKQIATLTQDDYITGSGNVDAKILLVGEAPGAKEIELKEPFVGQAGKNLNEFLEILQIKREDLFITNVVKFRPHKTNEKTGRKINRPPTQEEVRLFSNILKEEINIISPKIIVTLGNTPLKSVMANNKLTIGAVHGQILEKGTFLIFPLYHPASIIYNQNLKETYLDDLSKLKEIINIDAFL is encoded by the coding sequence ATGAAATTAGAAAAATTAAATGGTCTCTATAAACAAATTGCTACTTTAACACAAGATGATTATATAACAGGCTCTGGAAATGTGGATGCTAAAATTTTATTAGTAGGTGAAGCCCCTGGTGCAAAAGAAATAGAACTTAAGGAACCCTTTGTAGGACAAGCAGGAAAAAATCTCAATGAGTTTTTAGAAATACTTCAAATTAAGCGAGAAGATCTTTTTATTACTAATGTTGTAAAATTTAGACCCCATAAAACTAATGAAAAGACTGGTCGAAAAATTAACCGTCCTCCAACTCAAGAAGAGGTACGCCTTTTTTCAAATATTTTAAAGGAAGAAATTAATATTATATCTCCTAAAATTATTGTAACCCTAGGTAATACTCCTCTAAAATCAGTTATGGCAAATAACAAATTAACGATAGGTGCTGTACATGGCCAAATATTAGAAAAGGGCACCTTTTTGATATTTCCTCTATATCACCCAGCGTCAATAATATATAACCAAAATTTAAAAGAAACATACTTAGATGATTTAAGTAAATTAAAGGAAATAATAAATATAGATGCTTTTTTATAA
- a CDS encoding SLC13 family permease — MSTSVKDQSINIEKSKLIKIIFSFAVMLVFVLMPPIAPITPMGMDVLGVFIGTVLLLSLVDTVWPSLLCIPLFALTGVMSLNDAIIGSLGSWVTMFVIASFILTYALNSTGFTARLTAWFMSRKFVNRSPWTFTISLISLGLIVGLFLDPVPVTAFFMDFSNKIFKELGYKKTDRYPHMVTMALAFSINIAGGMTPISHPLAILGMGIYENAVGQPISLLTYMMYGVPTGLLIFAGLLLVLRIFFKPDMSKFENFDVKNVLDEIKPMDIKEKITVGAFFTVVLLWVLPGILTIVAPGTALGAFLSKMGATFPAIIAVVLLAILEVDNEPVLNLKKAFTEGMSWGVIFLVGAAVLLGGAVTKETVGLTDFIVQNIVPVTESLPPVLIVLLIVGLTSIMTNFSSNVTTVVLMTGVGVSIALGTDNLSVFAIALSTTLTGALAYMVPASFASIAVLYGEEYSDGNTIFKYGAITVVITTLIVSFIGYPLALLLQ; from the coding sequence ATGTCAACGTCTGTAAAAGACCAGTCAATAAATATTGAAAAAAGTAAATTAATAAAGATTATTTTTTCATTTGCTGTGATGTTGGTATTTGTATTAATGCCACCAATTGCTCCGATTACACCAATGGGAATGGATGTTTTAGGAGTTTTTATTGGTACAGTATTATTATTATCTTTAGTAGATACGGTATGGCCTAGTTTATTATGTATTCCACTGTTTGCTTTAACAGGAGTTATGAGTTTAAATGATGCAATTATAGGTTCTTTAGGTTCGTGGGTTACTATGTTTGTAATTGCTAGTTTTATTCTTACCTATGCCCTTAACTCAACAGGATTTACAGCAAGACTTACTGCCTGGTTTATGAGCAGAAAGTTTGTTAATAGGAGTCCATGGACTTTTACTATATCATTAATATCTCTTGGTTTAATTGTTGGGCTATTCCTAGACCCTGTTCCTGTTACGGCCTTTTTTATGGATTTTTCAAATAAGATATTTAAAGAACTTGGATATAAGAAAACCGATAGGTATCCCCATATGGTTACTATGGCGTTGGCATTTTCAATAAATATTGCTGGCGGTATGACACCTATATCCCATCCACTTGCAATATTAGGTATGGGAATATATGAAAATGCTGTAGGTCAACCTATTAGCTTACTTACCTATATGATGTACGGTGTACCAACAGGATTACTCATTTTTGCAGGATTACTTCTTGTGCTTAGAATATTTTTTAAACCAGATATGAGCAAGTTTGAAAATTTTGATGTTAAAAATGTACTTGACGAAATAAAACCGATGGATATTAAAGAAAAAATAACTGTAGGAGCCTTTTTCACAGTAGTTTTATTATGGGTATTACCAGGAATTCTTACAATAGTTGCTCCAGGAACAGCATTGGGAGCATTTTTAAGTAAGATGGGAGCAACTTTCCCTGCAATTATTGCAGTAGTGCTGCTAGCCATTCTTGAAGTTGATAATGAGCCTGTTCTTAACCTTAAGAAGGCATTTACAGAAGGAATGTCTTGGGGGGTAATATTTCTAGTAGGAGCTGCGGTTCTTCTTGGTGGAGCAGTTACAAAAGAAACAGTTGGATTGACTGATTTTATTGTGCAAAATATAGTACCTGTTACAGAAAGTTTACCACCTGTTTTAATAGTGCTCTTGATAGTTGGTCTCACAAGTATTATGACTAATTTCTCATCAAATGTTACAACTGTAGTTCTTATGACAGGGGTTGGAGTATCTATTGCCCTTGGTACAGATAATCTTAGTGTTTTTGCTATAGCTCTTTCAACAACATTAACAGGGGCACTTGCTTATATGGTTCCAGCTTCCTTTGCTTCAATTGCCGTATTGTATGGAGAAGAATACAGTGATGGTAATACAATATTTAAGTATGGCGCAATTACTGTTGTAATTACTACGTTGATTGTATCCTTTATAGGTTATCCATTAGCATTGTTGTTACAATAA
- a CDS encoding GNAT family N-acetyltransferase — MDQLKLKNLSVLEKELLTGKDRIRVRKATPKDLQSIYQVACSVGNNKKEANQGFLIDDYSSNPKYYQTKLLENIFELDHFYVAESYNKVVGFLIAYTKEQWLKYNEGWIEEVYWKPDFNIKNANDFILVDKTAILSHLTGKGIGSELYKKLIFDIKTKGIYDIFAETIISPTPNFASLSFRIKQNYTLAGMRYEDYLDQVFTTLIYHKSIY; from the coding sequence ATGGATCAATTAAAACTAAAAAATCTTAGCGTTTTAGAAAAGGAGCTACTTACTGGAAAGGATCGTATACGAGTAAGAAAAGCGACCCCTAAAGACTTACAAAGTATATATCAAGTTGCATGTTCTGTTGGAAACAACAAGAAAGAAGCAAATCAGGGTTTTTTAATTGATGATTATTCTTCTAATCCTAAATACTATCAAACAAAGTTACTTGAAAATATTTTTGAATTAGATCATTTTTATGTAGCTGAAAGTTATAACAAGGTTGTCGGTTTCCTAATCGCCTATACGAAGGAACAATGGCTGAAATATAATGAAGGGTGGATAGAAGAAGTTTATTGGAAGCCTGATTTTAACATTAAGAATGCTAATGATTTCATTTTAGTAGACAAAACTGCTATTTTATCTCATCTAACTGGCAAAGGCATAGGAAGTGAGCTATATAAAAAACTAATATTTGATATAAAAACTAAAGGGATATATGATATTTTTGCAGAAACAATTATTAGTCCTACTCCAAATTTTGCGTCTCTATCTTTTAGAATAAAGCAAAACTATACCTTAGCTGGAATGCGCTATGAAGATTATCTAGATCAAGTTTTTACAACTCTTATATATCATAAATCTATATACTAA
- a CDS encoding sigma 54-interacting transcriptional regulator — MDKKIGIIASDEELKNRIIELFKNEVENREIIIDILNLDSIDEQGRALENRGVKAIVARSGGYRHTVGTVSVPVIHLKVTTPDILQAITIAKKYNKDIVLVISDLDYFDYGAWKDLINANIILERFHSKNEIYGRVYKYLEKKDDVVIVGGGIPCSLARNWDMDNVFINASKESIYEAINYAKNMIENLYEQKYNNEVLKIILDGVHDAVIAVNYEGKIRLYNERAKELLKKDRQDVINKELLDVFPELDFIMDVLESKMDKNNEIRSLKNITITANTSIFRVDENIEGVLCSFQDISKLQSLEKKIRHELNKKGHVAKYIFEDVVAFDPIMKDVVEKAKRIGESDNTVMIYGESGTGKEIIAQSIHNISKRKKEAFVAINCAAISENLLESELFGYEEGAFTGAIKGGKPGLFELAHGGTIFLDEINSVSPNLQGKLLRVLEERETMRIGSDYVIPLDIRIVAATNEELKTMVEEGRFRRDLFYRLNILELHIPPLRERKKDIIPLFKHYLKELSNEKELDKISKDVEEKLLNYQWPGNARELRNIVQRYVIFKEIDLDKREIIDNNTEDVHKIIDLKEINRYVEEKVIDMLSSQGMTKTEIAKMLGISRTALWKKIKSQ; from the coding sequence ATGGATAAAAAAATAGGAATAATAGCGTCTGATGAAGAATTAAAAAATAGAATTATAGAATTATTTAAAAATGAAGTTGAAAACAGAGAAATAATCATAGATATTTTAAATTTGGATAGTATAGATGAGCAAGGTAGAGCATTGGAAAATAGAGGAGTTAAGGCTATTGTTGCTAGAAGTGGAGGATATCGTCATACTGTTGGTACTGTTAGTGTTCCAGTTATACATTTAAAAGTAACCACGCCGGATATTCTACAGGCAATAACAATAGCAAAAAAATATAATAAGGATATAGTATTAGTTATATCTGATTTAGACTACTTTGATTATGGTGCATGGAAGGATTTAATTAATGCAAATATCATTCTTGAAAGATTTCATTCAAAAAATGAGATTTATGGCAGAGTATATAAATATTTAGAAAAAAAAGATGATGTTGTAATAGTTGGTGGAGGTATTCCTTGTTCTCTTGCACGAAACTGGGACATGGATAATGTTTTTATAAATGCTAGTAAAGAATCAATTTATGAAGCTATAAACTATGCTAAAAATATGATAGAGAATCTATATGAACAGAAATATAATAATGAGGTTCTTAAAATAATATTAGATGGAGTCCATGATGCAGTTATTGCTGTAAATTATGAAGGAAAAATTAGGTTATATAATGAAAGGGCTAAGGAGTTATTAAAGAAGGATAGACAAGATGTTATTAATAAAGAATTACTTGATGTTTTTCCGGAGCTTGATTTTATTATGGATGTTCTTGAAAGTAAGATGGATAAAAATAATGAGATTAGGTCTTTGAAGAATATTACCATTACTGCAAACACTTCAATATTTAGGGTGGATGAAAATATTGAGGGAGTTTTATGTTCATTTCAAGATATTAGTAAGCTTCAAAGCTTAGAGAAAAAAATACGACATGAACTAAATAAGAAGGGACACGTTGCTAAATATATATTTGAGGATGTTGTTGCATTTGACCCCATAATGAAAGATGTAGTAGAAAAGGCAAAAAGAATAGGCGAAAGTGATAATACAGTTATGATATATGGCGAAAGTGGCACTGGAAAGGAAATAATAGCACAAAGTATACATAATATAAGTAAAAGAAAAAAAGAAGCTTTCGTAGCGATCAATTGTGCAGCTATTTCAGAAAATCTTTTAGAAAGTGAACTTTTTGGATATGAAGAAGGGGCTTTTACTGGCGCCATAAAAGGAGGAAAGCCAGGACTATTTGAACTAGCTCATGGAGGCACTATATTTTTAGATGAAATAAATAGTGTATCTCCAAATCTGCAAGGTAAACTTTTAAGGGTTCTAGAGGAAAGAGAAACAATGAGAATAGGATCAGACTATGTAATCCCTTTGGATATAAGGATTGTTGCTGCCACAAATGAAGAGTTGAAGACAATGGTAGAAGAGGGAAGATTTAGAAGGGACTTGTTTTATAGATTAAATATTTTAGAATTACATATTCCTCCCCTTCGTGAAAGAAAAAAAGATATAATTCCGCTATTTAAGCATTACCTAAAAGAGTTATCTAATGAAAAAGAGCTTGATAAAATAAGTAAAGATGTTGAAGAGAAATTACTAAACTATCAATGGCCTGGGAATGCAAGAGAATTAAGAAATATTGTTCAGAGATATGTAATTTTTAAAGAAATAGATTTAGATAAAAGAGAAATAATAGATAATAATACTGAAGATGTTCATAAGATTATTGATTTAAAGGAAATTAATAGGTATGTAGAAGAAAAGGTGATAGATATGCTTTCTAGTCAAGGAATGACTAAGACAGAAATAGCAAAAATGCTAGGTATAAGTAGGACAGCCCTATGGAAGAAGATTAAATCACAATAA